The Thermaerobacter subterraneus DSM 13965 sequence CCATCGATGCCGGCCAGATCCGCCTGCAGGACCAGGTGACGGTGAGCCCCCGCGCCCAGGGCACGCCGGGGAGCACGGCCTTTCTGGAGGCCGGCGAGCGGATCACCGTCGAAGACCTGATCAAGGCCGTGGCCGTCGCTTCCGCCAACGACGCCTGCGTGGCGCTGGCGGAGTACATCAGCGGCGACGTGGACCGGTTCGTCCAGCGGATGAACCAGCGGGCGGCCGAACTGGGCCTGACCCGCACCCGCTTCGTGGACCCCCACGGCCTGACCGACCAGCCGGGCAACCGCATGAGCGCCCGGGACGTGGCCCTCCTGAGCCGCTACCTGATCAACCATCACCCGGAGATCCTGCACTACACCTCCATCTGGGAGGACTGGCTGCGCAAGGGGACCGACCGGGAGTTCTGGCTGACCAACACCAACAAGCTGGTGGCCTGGTACGAGGGCGTCGACGGCCTGAAGACCGGCCTGACCGACGAGTCGGGGCCGTCGGTGGTGGTCACGGCCCGCAAGGGCGACGACCGCTTCATCGTGGTGGTGCTGGGCGCGCCGGACAGCAACACCCGCTGGCGCGAAGCCAGCCGCCTTCTGGACTGGGCCTTTGCCTCCTTCGATTCGGTGCCCGTCGCCCGGCCCGGCCAGCCCCTGCGGGCGGTACGGGTGGCCGAAGGCCGCCGGTTGCAGGTGCCCGTGACGGTGGAAGAGGTCTTTGGTGTGACGGTCCCCCGGGGTGAGGGGGGCCGGGTCCGCTGGGACCTGGAGGTGACGGAGCCCGTCCCGGCCCCGGTGGCACCGGGGCAGCGCGTCGGGCGCATCGTCGCCCGGGACGGCCAGCGGGAGCTGGCC is a genomic window containing:
- a CDS encoding D-alanyl-D-alanine carboxypeptidase family protein: MPEPRRRPGGGRSGGQRRPERRPEGLAGWKRGIAALAVTAVVIGSVLAIAPAAPVAAAPAPGPGERPPAGNAGEAGGPGFPARSAALLVMDPASGQILWEKNGDEPRHPASISKLMTLLLTLEAIDAGQIRLQDQVTVSPRAQGTPGSTAFLEAGERITVEDLIKAVAVASANDACVALAEYISGDVDRFVQRMNQRAAELGLTRTRFVDPHGLTDQPGNRMSARDVALLSRYLINHHPEILHYTSIWEDWLRKGTDREFWLTNTNKLVAWYEGVDGLKTGLTDESGPSVVVTARKGDDRFIVVVLGAPDSNTRWREASRLLDWAFASFDSVPVARPGQPLRAVRVAEGRRLQVPVTVEEVFGVTVPRGEGGRVRWDLEVTEPVPAPVAPGQRVGRIVARDGQRELASAPVVAAQAVERAGPPTLLARLFGWIWPMR